The Elephas maximus indicus isolate mEleMax1 chromosome 11, mEleMax1 primary haplotype, whole genome shotgun sequence genome contains the following window.
caatgtactcttgaaaaatcagccattgggaagcctatggagcacagttctactctgacgcacacggggtctccaggaatcaactcagtggtagctGGGTTGCTACAGGCCAAGCCCTGTTCTAGGTACTGGAGATACATACAGTAGAGAACAAATGAGTTTGCATTCTAGCGTGTGGTGGGAGAGAGTCAGACACAaaagtaaagcaaaaataaagaaaatcatttcTGACTGTGTTGTGCTAGGAAATAAAGTAGGAGAATAGGATGTAGGAGGGGGTCTTCACTTGGAGTGCCTGGACCTCTTGGGTCTGTGAATCtgaatgggaaaaataaaatcacGGCTTTATATTCACAGACCTTTGAGACAGACCATTGCCTTCCATTATGAACATAAGCAACGAGCCCCAGTAGGGTTAGAAGAGCCTGCAACTTTGTCACTGCTGGAAATCACAGCTGTCTTCGTGTGGCTCTTTTAGTTGCTGCGAAACCTCGAAGCACTTCCTCAAAACCTAGACTTGCTGCTAAATCTTTATGTGATGTGGTAATAACAAGCACCATTTCATGAATTTgttatttcttgaatattttcataACTGTAGGGAACAGTCTGTGCTTCAATGGGTCCGTGGCACTGAGAAGGTTAAGAATTCCTGGGATGGGAGGGTCactcctgtaaaatgggaaggatTCAGAAGGGCCTCTCAGAGAGGTGACCTTTGAGCAGAGGCCTGAATAAGGAGAGAGAGGTTGACAAGAGAAGGTCAGGGGACAGCAAGTACCAAGGCCCTGCAGCAGGAACAGACTGGTTGGGCTGGAATGGAGTGAGAGAGGggaagaggggaggagaggaggacagagaaggaaggagtgtgaGGGATTTGTAGGGCTTTGTGGGCCATGGTGAGGACTTGGGTTCTATTCTGAGTGAAATGGAGGATTTTAAAAAGATAGAGACAGTGCCGAGTTATTTTTTGAAAGATCCCTCCAGCTgcagacaaatggagaaaatattgaagttggcaaggatttcattttacccggctccacaatcaatgcctatggaaacagcagtcaagaaatcaaaccacgtattgctctaaggtgcacctgacccaccaaaaaaccaaacccactgccatcgagtcgattctgactcataacaaccccataggttttccaaggctgtaaatctctatggaagcagactgccacatctttctcccttggaacctctggtggtttgaaactgctggcctttcacttagcagttgatcactttaaccactatgccaccaaggtgcctgacctaagccacggtattttcagtcacttcatacgcatgcgaaagctgggcaatgcataaggaagaccaaagaattgacaccttccaattacggtgttgatgaagaatattgaatataccatggactgccagaataggaaaccctggtggcgtagtgcttaagagctacagctgctaaccaaagggtcggcagttcgaatccaccaggcgctccttggaaactctatggggcagttctaccctgtcctatagggtcgctatgagtcggaattgactccatggcactgggtctggCCAGAAGAATTAACcatgaggttggcagttccaatccaccaggagctccttggaaatcctacgggggagttctactctgtcctatagggtcactgtgagtcggattcgacttagcggcaatgggttgggttggttggttgccagaagaatgaacaaacctgtctcggaagaagtacagccagaatgcttcttagaagcaaggatggcaagacttcatctcacgtactttggacatgttatcaggaggcacgagtccctggagaggaacatcatgcttggtagagggtcagtgaaaaagacaaagaccctcgaGGGGacagattgatgcagtggctacaacaacgggctcaaacatagcaacaattgtgaggatggtgcaggactgggcagtgtttcattctgttgtacgtagggtcgctatgattcggaacgactccatggcacctaacaacaaccagctgctggagagtccctgagtggcgcaaacagttaaacactcaactactagccaaaaaagttggcggtttgaaaccaccctgTCACCCCTCAGGGGACAGGCTGGGTGatcttccgaaaggtcacagccttgaaaaccctatggagcagttagttcTATCCTGCACACATGGCgtagccatgagttgaaatcaactagttggcgactagcaacaacaacactgcTGAATTGAGGGTGGATTGTAGGCAGCAAGGAGAAAGCTGGGAGGCAGTGAGGAGGCACTTGCAGGGATTCAACAAGAAAAAAGGGTAGctaacatgcttttttttttttaacatgcggTGACTCTTGGGTTAAACCACCCAGCACTTTAATTGGGGAGGAGGGATTCAGCTATGTCCTGACTCCTGACCCCTGTTTTCTATAGAGCCTGCCTGGGTCTATTACTCAAGTACCTAAGATCTGGTTCAAATATCAGGCCCTCCAGTTAGTTTCCCCATCAACCAGAAGATGCTAGTGAGGGCACCCACCTTGCTGTGTAGCTCTAAGGATTCACAATAGGTCCATTCAGCCCATTCATGATGCCTGGACCCAGGGAAATGCTCAATGCCAATGCAAGTTAACTGTTATTATCTTCCTAATGATGTTGTTGGGCTTTTGTTGCTGAGCCGGTAGCCTTTTTCTGACCCTAAGCCCCAGGGATCCTGACCCACTATGTCTGTGGTGAAGCCTGAGAACCTTCACTTTTATCTCATTTCTTTTAGTTAATATTCTTGGTTGCCAAAAATCCAAGCAATCCTAAAGGGTGTCGAGTGAAGGGTACATGCCTCTCCCACCTCAGGGGCTCCCAGGCCCTCTCCCCGGTAACAGCCACTTTAGGCTGtgctccctggtggtgcagtggttaagtgctacggctgctaactaaaaggtctgcagttcaaattcaccagcccctcgttcgaaaccctatgggggcagttctactgtcttatagggtccctatgagtcagaatcgacttgatggcaatgggtttggttttttagttttataccTGTGACTAGCACAAGTGCATGTCTCGACTATTTGTTCTACACACACAGAGTCAGACTGTTTTGGGTTCAAATCTAGCCTCAGTCACTTCCTGTTTGTGTAACCTCAAAAAGGTGATTTTacttctttgggcctcagtttccttagctgtaaaatgggaatgataattgTATTACCTGTCTCGTTGTTACAGTGAGGATCTAATGAATTAATTCACAGAAAGCACTTAAAGTGGgatctaaaaaaccaaaccaaacccactgccatcgagtcgattccgactcacagtgaccctataggacagagtagaactgcctcatagggtttcccaggctgtaaacctttatgcaagcagactgccacatctttctcccacaaaatgGTGCCTAGTATATAGTAAAGTAAAACTTGTAAAAGCTGGCACCtgggtaaggtggaaacctgtcagagaaggaaaaccagagataaaaaaaaaaacaaaacagaaaaacaaggcagtctcgtcAAGTTTcagctctcataggtttcactgtatatagtATGTAggtctcaaacacagcaatgattgtgaggatggagtagAACCTGGCACGGTTTCATTCCGTTATATATAAAGtctatatgagtcggaaccaactcaaaggcacctaacaacaatagtataTAGGAaaaatggtccctgggtggcacaaatggtttgtgctggactgttaacctaaaggttggtggttcaaacccacccagaggcaagacaagcctggaggtctgcttccaaaaggccacagccttgaaaatcctatggagcacagttctactctgcacacatgggtttgccatgagtcagaaccgactcaatgataACCAGCaataccaccaccacccatctgtcagtggagacttgcatgtcgctatgatgctgatcaGGTTTAAGCATTCAGACTacaacggactaggaagaaaggccggtccatcttcttctgaaaatcagccaacgaaaaccctgcggaccacagcagtctgatctgcagtccatcacggggatggtgcagaccAGGGAGCATTTCATTTGTGAATGAGGTCGCCACGAATCTGGCCCATTCTAGGGCAGCTAAACGACAACCACCAGTTTTTTTACCCACATGCATGAATGGGTATGGGGTAGGAATTGCTGGTACCACGAGTCGCGtgcatttaaaatgttaatacaTAGCGTCAGTGACCTTCAAAAGGGCTGTCCCATTAGCACACCCACCTAGGGGGCTGAGGGTGGGGGACTTGGCCAGAACGGGTATATCTACGATGGCAGGTTTGGGAACTGGCTGCCATTCGGGAAAGGTGCTGACGTGGGCCTCCGCGCTCTTTTCACTTGGAGGCGGGTGGCCCCAACTAGGCCTGGGGCGCGGCCACACccctgtgggggaggggagagaggccTCCTTAAAGGGAGTGGACAGCCCCCCTGTCAGTCTTCCCGAGTCGGGGAGTGTAAACTGAGAAGGGAGAAGGTGGGCCTCACCCCGGGGAGCGCGAGGAGGAACTTCCTGCCTGTGCGCTCCACCGCACTGGGCGCGCGCCGCGTCAAGGTCAGTCTTGGAGGGGTGGCAGCCTGCCTGGGGGCGGGAGACCCTCCGGGGGGGCCGGGCCGCAGTCTCCCAGCGCCTCGGCCATATTGAATAGCCCCGGCTGAGCCGTCTTTGTCTGGGAAGCGGTCTCGCAAGTTCCAGCCGCCCCTTTGGTGCCTGGGGCAAGACGAACCACCGTGCACTCCAACTTGGAGCAGCTTTCCAGCTTTGCGCGGGCTTGAAGCCTCGGGACAGATTCCTCGCCAGCTCACGTAAGCGTCGTGGGACTTCATTTCCACCAgccttttttggggggagcagactTGGCCAAGGCCGGCCTGGTGGCAGACAAAGTGGGAGGAGGTGGCTCGTCCCTGGCTGGGGAGGTGAGACCTTCCGGGCAGCATTGTTGGGACTCCCCACCTAAGGCTACAGACTGCGTGACGTTGGGGTCCTTAGCCCCACATTCCGGATTTCACCCTGGAGATCTTAAAGACCCTCGAGAAAAGCCACGTGGGGGGCTGGTTCCCCTGGGGCTTCCTGCCGTCGCCGGACTGCCTAATCCTATGGAGCGTCCCCGACGTCTGCAAGGATGTGGACTTGGATGTCCTCGTGGAAGCCTTGAAGCCCGTGGGGACCTTTAAGAAGATCGGCAAGGTATTCCGCAGGGAGGAAGACTCTACGGTGGGGATGCTGCAGATTGGGGAGGATGTCGACTATCTGCTCATCCCCCGGGAGGTCCGGCTGGCGGGCGGTGTCTGGAGGGTCATCTCCAAGCCCGCCACCAAGGAGGCGGAATTTCGTGAGCGGCTGACCCAGTTCCTGGAGGAAGAGGGCCGCACCCTGGAGGATGTGGCCCGCATCATCGAGAAGAGCACCCCGCACCCGCCCCAGCCCCTCAAAAAGCCCAAGGAGCCCCGAGTGCGGAGGAGAATTCAGCAGATGGTGACGCCTCCGCCCCGTCTGGTCGTTGGCACGTATGACAGCAGCAACGCCAGTGACAGCGAATTCAGCGACTTTGAGACCTCCAGGGACAAGGGCGGCCACGGCTCGGGCCGGGCCCGGAGGGTTCGAAAAATGCCGGTCAGTTACCTGGGCAGCAAGTTCCTGGGAAGCGACCAGGAGAGCGGGGACGACGAGGAGCTGGTGGAGGCCTTCCTGCGGCGCGGGGAGAAGAAACCTAGCGCGGCCCCTGCCCGCCGCCGGGTGGCGCTGCCCGTGCCAGTGGCCGAGGACGACCCGCCCCAGCTCTCCAAGGCCGACAGGTGGCGCGAGTATGCCAGCCAGGTGTCCTGGGGGAAGCTGAAGCGCAGAGTGAAGAGCTGGGCGCCCAGGTCTTTGCCGGGCGTGGGCGATACCCAGCAGCCCGTGTCCAGGATGGAGAGTGACAGGGCGTCAGGGCCAGGCTGCGCCAGCCGGGGGGAGAACGCGGGAAACACAGGAGATGGGCGGCAAGCCGGGACCCTCCCACGACGGTGGCGGCCCAAGATCAGCTGGGGTTCGTTGAGGCGACGCCGGAGGGAGGAGGTAGCATCCATAGCTCAGGGGGCAGAGGTGCTGGGTGACCAGAGGATAGAGGTCCCAGTTGACCGGAGAGCAGAGGTCCCAGCTGACCAGGTGGCAGAGGCCATAGCTGACCAGAGGGTAGAGATCCCAGTTGGCCAGGGGGCAGAGGTCCCAGGTGACCAGGGGGCAGAGGTCCCAGGTGACCAGGGGGCAGAGGTCCCAGGTGACCAGGGGGCAGGGGTCCTGGGTGACCAGAGGGCAGAGGTTGAAGCTGACCAGGTGGCAGAGGCTGCAGCTGACCAGAGGGCAGAGGTCGCACCTGACCAGAGGGCAGAGGCCGCAGCTGACCAGGTGGCAGAGGTTGCAGCTGACCAGGTTGCAGAGGCTGCAGCTGACCAGGCGGCGGAGGCCCCAGATATCCAGGGGGCCCCAGGGGCAACCCCAGGAGCCAGAGCCCGGAAACAGGTCAAGACAGTGAGGTTCCAGACCCCTGGACGTTTTTCATGGTTTCGCAAGTCACGGAGAGCCTTCTGGCACACACCCAGGCTGCCAACCCTCCCCAAGAGAGTCCCCAGGGCAGGCGAGGCCAGGAGCCTCAGAATGCTGAGGGCCGAGGGCAGAGCAGAAGCGGAGCAGGGAGATCAAGAAGACCAGCTGTGAGGGCGAGGGCGGGGGCCCTGTGGAGCACCCCTTGCCACATTCTGCATTATCAGCCACTTGGGCATGTCCTTACCCCTCCCAGACCTGGACTGAGATGGTTTCACTCTCTGCTTCTGCACCTGAAAATccaagggacagagagagagggggcgAGACAACGCCTCCATATTTCCACCTGACAaccttcttcctttttctgttaaaattttctctctcgtgtattaatttttttatacccACTCCTTATAGCAACTCAAGGAATGTAATGAGAAAAATCGATACAGCGGGGTTGCAGCCAGGTACTTTTAATTCCCTAGGTGCTCATTTTAAAAAGGGGAGCGAGACGGGGCAAAATTCATGGCTTCTCCCCTTTCGCTGGGTGATTGACATTTGCTGTCTCTTTGAACTTCAAAAGAGGGCTCAAGCTGACCTGCaagtgaaaacattaaaaaaaaaaaaacttagatttTGGCTTTGGACTTGACAACTGAAGAATGCTCGAGGGCTATTTGGTCATGTGCCCTCACTGTCCCCCCCACTCCCATCCTCAATGGTAATGACCATGGTTACTTTGGTCCCCTGGGCTCTGCTGGTTTGAAGGGTGCAGGGCCCATGGTTTATGCCCTTCAACCTGTCCTTGGCTGTGAGGTTGGGGGCCATAAGTGTGCATACAAATCACCTGGGGAATGTGTTCAAAATGCACATTCCTGAACCCTTCACACCACAGATATGAATTTGCTAGTGTGGCCCAGGAATCTATTTTGATCCAGCTCTTATGGGCTTTACCCAGGGCAGCTCGCACACTTGCCATTCACTGGCCGTGTGGAAGAGACATTGCCATAAGAACAGGCCCAAAATTGGGGCATGGGGTGGCATGCTGACGTTGATAATGGGGGTATGATGTCATGTGCTATGACTGATACTTACCATCAGGGAGAAATTGGGGAGGTGAGGCCCCGTGAGGCTGGGAGGGATCTCTGTATGACCTTATGCCCACCCTGCTCAACCAGCGAAAAAGAGCAAATGGCCACAAAAGAGCCTCACTGGGGAAAAGAAGGTGGAGGAGGGAAGCAGAAGGCCAGCTCTGCCCTCCTGATTGTGGCTGCAGGCCTTgcctggattttttttcccccttgatacCTAAAAGAATTATATCCCTTTCTTTATTtccaggagaccctgggtggcgcaaagggttaaacactcgactactaaccaaaatgttggcgattcaaacccacccagaggtgcctcggaagacaggcctgggagtctgcttccgcaaaatcagccactgaatgccctggcacacatagggttgccaggagttggagtcaattcaacggcaactgtttggttgggttttttccccctttttctttttccctgtctgtttTCTAAAAAGAAATGGCTACTGATGATGTGGCTCACTGCCTGACATGGTGTGTTGCTGTCTAGAGCTGCTTTGTGCTTGGTGGTGGACCCTGGGCCTGTGTGGCCCACAGCTGGCAACCAGGCAGCAAAAGAGGCCAGTGGGCTTTGCAAGAAGGGGCGAGGCATGGGCCCCACCTAGAGAGGTGGACTGAGCGGAGGCATGGGGTGGGGAGGACGCAGGTGCAGCCAAGCCAGGTGGGGAGATAGCTCTGAAGCCACTGAGGAGGTTAGGAAGGGGGAGGCTGTCCTTCTCCGTGCCCACCTTGGAAAACGGTGGAACCAAGGGGGCCTGGTCTCTGCAGACCTGGAAGGTGAGAGGAGATGGGAGCAGCAGAGACCACGGGAGAGActgagagatgggagaagaggcaGGGCTTGATGAGGAATGATACTGTGCCTTTTTTGTTCAATAAAGTCTGCTAGAAGCCAGCTGACTGAGCGTCTCTGCCCTTCCCAGGATGACTCATGGGGgcctggggagggagaggagtgtgGACCCCAAACAATGGGGGCAAGACAGATTAGCATGAAGCTGCGTGGATGTCACGAACGTCAGCTGCCCATGACAAGCCTGGGACAGTGCCCTACGAGGGTCCAGCTCACACTTCCTCACTgcaacacacacgcacatgcacacaacaTAGAAGCATGACCCAACACAAGCATGTGCTTACatgcacatacagacacacaagCAAGCCCAGATACAGGCACACAAATGCagccacagcacacacacacacacagatacaggcATCCCCCTTATTTGGCGCACACTGGCAGACATACTCATAAGCATGGGCATATTATGTTgccccacacacacaaatacatggaCACACGTGTAATGCTCACTTCCACAGGCACACATACTCAGGCTAGCTTTTACCTCCGCATGGCAAACTTCCATACCCACACATCACAGTCTCGCCCATTCAGACACCCCTGTACTTACACATTCCAACATTT
Protein-coding sequences here:
- the CCDC8 gene encoding coiled-coil domain-containing protein 8 encodes the protein MLQIGEDVDYLLIPREVRLAGGVWRVISKPATKEAEFRERLTQFLEEEGRTLEDVARIIEKSTPHPPQPLKKPKEPRVRRRIQQMVTPPPRLVVGTYDSSNASDSEFSDFETSRDKGGHGSGRARRVRKMPVSYLGSKFLGSDQESGDDEELVEAFLRRGEKKPSAAPARRRVALPVPVAEDDPPQLSKADRWREYASQVSWGKLKRRVKSWAPRSLPGVGDTQQPVSRMESDRASGPGCASRGENAGNTGDGRQAGTLPRRWRPKISWGSLRRRRREEVASIAQGAEVLGDQRIEVPVDRRAEVPADQVAEAIADQRVEIPVGQGAEVPGDQGAEVPGDQGAEVPGDQGAGVLGDQRAEVEADQVAEAAADQRAEVAPDQRAEAAADQVAEVAADQVAEAAADQAAEAPDIQGAPGATPGARARKQVKTVRFQTPGRFSWFRKSRRAFWHTPRLPTLPKRVPRAGEARSLRMLRAEGRAEAEQGDQEDQL